From Scomber japonicus isolate fScoJap1 chromosome 22, fScoJap1.pri, whole genome shotgun sequence, one genomic window encodes:
- the LOC128383652 gene encoding nephronectin-like — MLLIRVSLALLSWFCSWSRGQDYDSWVNQPVLSNGLCRYGNSVECCWGWRPMDWGRCQPYCQQGCKHGECVGPDRCKCHPGYTGKACNQDLNECGLKPRPCKHRCMNTPGSYKCYCMDGYMLQPDGSCRNARTCYHANCQYGCEVIKGAVRCTCPSPGLRLGPDRRTCVDIDECVSGGGVCPRRRKCMNTFGSFLCKCHLGFKLTYINGRYSCIDKDSRPFCSLNPSSPKCRCKDGSCKAIPRIPLEPPRPRTTTTTTTTTTTTPITTTTTTTTTTISTTAQPTTTVPTTTITIATTTLAATTTTSTPTTTPVTTPVITTTTPVTTTPITTTPVTTTPATTPITTTPVTTPITTTPVTTPITTTPVTTPVTTTPVTTPITTTTPVITTTTPVTTTPVITTSTPFTTTTAQPTTTVPTTTITIATTTLAATTTTSIPTTTPVTTTTTLLTTSETTPLIITTTTPVVTTTPVTTPVTTTTPITTTTPATTTSSTVPSTAPPLPTTTVSTSAPVPTTTQLDTTTTTTTAMTTTPTIATTVATTTTTTVSMATTTVNNKINKDVTQKQRGDVHIPRNPGQNQVWEFDIELGNTADEAKDDPEVGVFHCSFDHGVCDWMSDRDGDLQWETVHTSEGGRYLSVPELKAGQRSIRGARLAVQIVPPWNHGDLCFSFSHWLTGHHVGVLQLFIRKKGRTQRYSPALWSRTGGHGWRQTQVTLTTHALDKVLLKAERRKGRRGQIAVDDVRLRRGACR; from the exons ATGCTGCTGATCCGGGTCAGCCTGGCTCTGCTGTCCTGGTTCTGTTCATGGAGCCGTGGCCAGGACTACGACAG CTGGGTGAACCAGCCGGTGTTGTCCAATGGTCTCTGTCGCTACGGCAACAGCGTGGAGTGTTGTTGGGGCTGGAGACCGATGGACTGGGGACGCTGTCAAC cTTACTGTCAGCAGGGCTGTAAACACGGAGAGTGTGTTGGACCGGACCGATGCAAATGTCACCCAGGATACACCGGCAAGGCCTGTAACCAAG ACCTGAACGAGTGCGGTCTGAAGCCTCGGCCCTGTAAGCATCGCTGTATGAACACGCCTGGCAGCTACAAGTGTTACTGTATGGACGGATACATGCTGCAGCCGGATGGGAGCTGCAGGA ATGCTCGAACCTGTTACCATGCCAACTGTCAGTACGGCTGTGAGGTCATCAAAGGGGCGGTCCGGTGTACCTGTCCGTCGCCGGGGTTACGGCTGGGACCCGACAGACGCACCTGTGTGG acattGATGAGTGTGTGTCGGGTGGTGGTGTGTGTCCTCGTCGCAGGAAGTGCATGAACACGTTCGGCAGCTTCCTGTGTAAATGTCACCTCGGCTTCAAACTCACGTACATCAACGGACGCTACAGCTGCATCG ATAAAGACTCTCGGCCGTTCTGCTCTTTGAATCCGTCTTCTCCAAAGTGCCGCTGTAAAGACGGCAGCTGTAAAG CGATACCCAGAATCCCTCTGGAGCCTCCGAGACCCAGAActacaacaactacaacaactacaacaactacaactcccatcaccaccaccaccaccactaccactactactattagtactaCAGCACAGCCAACCACTACGGTCCCCACGACGaccatcaccatagcaacaactACTCTGGCTGCTACAACCACCACTTCAACACCTACTACTACACCTGTTACTACACCtgttattactactactacacctGTTACTACTACACCTATTACTACTACACCTGTTACTACTACACCTGCTACTACACCTATTACTACTACACCTGTTACTACACCTATTACTACTACACCTGTTACTACACCTATTACTACTACACCTGTTACTACACCTGTTACAACTACACCTGTTACTACACCTATTACTACAACTACACCtgttattactactactacacctGTTACTACTACGCCTGTTATTACTACTTCTACAccttttactactactacagcaCAGCCAACCACTACGGTCCCCACGACGaccatcaccatagcaacaactACTCTGGCTGCTACAACCACCACTTCAATACCTACTACTACacctgttactactactacaacactTCTTACTACATCAGAAACCACTCCtcttattattactactactacacctGTTGTTACTACAACACCTGTTACTACgcctgttactactactacacctATTACTACAACAACACCTGCTACTACTACGTCCAGTACTGTTCCAAGTACTGCACCACCTTTACCTACAACCACTGTGAGTACATCTGCTCCTGTGCCAACTACAACCCAACTGGatacaactacaactacaactacgGCAATGACGACAACGCCAACGATCGCTACCACAGTCGCCACGACGACCACCACCAccgtttccatggcaacaacCACAGTGAACAACAAGATCAACAAGGACGTGAcgcagaaacagagaggagacgTTCACA tccCTCGTAACCCGGGTCAGAACCAGGTCTGGGAGTTTGACATCGAGTTGGGAAACACGGCAGACGAAGCCAAAGACGATCCTG AGGTCGGAGTATTTCACTGTTCCTTCGATCACGGAGTCTGTGATTGGATGTCTGACAGAGACGGTGACCTGCAGTGGGAAACTGTTCACACCTCTGAAG GCGGACGTTACCTGTCTGTGCCAGAGCTGAAGGCGGGACAAAGGAGCATCCGTGGCGCTCGATTGGCCGTCCAAATAGTCCCGCCCTGGAACCATGGCGACCTGtgtttctccttctctcattGGTTGACGGGGCATCACGTGGGCGTGCTGCAACTCTTTATCCGAAAGAAAGGACGAACCCAAAG GTATAGTCCCGCCCTCTGGAGCAGGACAGGTGGACACGGCTGGAGACAGACGCAGGTTACCTTGACGACGCACGCTCTGGACAAG gtgttgcTGAAGGCCGAGCGAAGGAAAGGACGACGAGGACAAATCGCCGTGGATGATGTCAGACTGAGACGGGGGGCGTGTCGATGA
- the LOC128383653 gene encoding atrial natriuretic peptide receptor 1-like, with protein sequence MKTRQRLWFLLWVCVCCVGLVCCWHDLDNSEYDCWPLDKPNEYNMINCGGLEMAWVLRPPELIKSGEVFSVTYSVTAQDSFYQWAVENQVFTQSLIENAEQARKFCEHHDCPANWKDADGDNCCIHHANIHSCPLGHMTSESICGPWIPDDGKIFTHTISTSGKMTQTNWSAKVVLFHAGLTSLIAHIRVGNMQVALEAKSTVLPAVVCGDGVCEEAELCSTCPADCGDCPMTPATKLAIGLPLSLLCLCVILTAVWLRYQKQKLLWDESWIIDFTMIKQDQEARLTMGSIMSVPVGNSDSNTSCVSALSSCMGQPGTRKTPFTCTGIYDGRAVAIKRIQTKSFSLSKTIRQEVKQVRELDHPNLCKFIGGCVEVPNVAIVTEYCPKGSLNDVLLNDEIPLNWGFRFSFATDIARGMSYLHQHRICHGRLKSLNCVLDDRWVCKITDYGLQMYRRDDGGEPVSTYQQRLMEVYMPPEFHNSNIEPSLAGDVFSYSIILLEIATRSDPVPVEESNLECAWCPPLPELISCKADNTCPCPADYVELIRRCRSHNPAHRPTFEQIRKFVNRINPIKVSPVDMMMNLMEKYSKHLEVLVAERTQDLMHEKQKTDRLLYSMLPRQVADDLRQGKPSQAQSYVSATVFFSDIVGFTQLSSSSTPYQVVDFLNKLYTTFDDIIDIYDVYKVETIGDAYMVVSGVPLENGILHAAEIASMALDLVGVCRTFRIPHKPNTQLQIRAGIHSGPVVAGVVGTKMPRYCLFGDTVNTASRMESTSVALKIQCSSSAFYLLEEIGGYVVECRGMLQVKGKGDMVTYWLEGKKTALVSKDVSPDAKTTKHVTMETEMETEKERELYSSMPGFLNHDSLLDPA encoded by the exons ATGAAGACGAGGCAAAGACTCTGGTTTCTGCTCTGG gtgtgtgtttgctgcGTTGGTCTTGTGTGCTGCTGGCACGATCTGGATAACAGCGAGTACGACTGCTGGCCTCTGGACAAACCCAACGAGTACAATATGATCAACTGTGGAG GTCTGGAGATGGCCTGGGTGCTTCGTCCTCCAGAACTGATTAAGAGTGGGGAGGTGTTCAGCGTCACATACTCGGTAACAGCCCAAGACTCGTTCTACCAGTGGGCGGTTGAAAACCAAGTCTTTACTCAAAG tTTGATAGAAAATGCCGAACAGGCTCGAAAGTTCTGCGAACATCACGACTGTCCTGCCAACTGGAAAGATGCCGACGGAGACAACTGCTGCATTCATCACGCTAACATCCACTCCTGTCCGCTGGGACACATG ACCTCAGAGAGCATCTGTGGTCCCTGGATTCCTGACGATGGAAAAATCttcacacacaccatctctaCCTCGGGCAAGATGACCCAGACCAACTGGTCCGCTAAG GTGGTCCTTTTCCATGCTGGACTCACCTCACTCATCGCTCATATACGAGTTGGTAACATGCAGGTTGCTCTGGAGGCTAAGAGCACCGTGCTGCCTGCTGTTG TTTGTGGTGATGGAGTGTGTGAGGAGGCAGAGCTTTGTTCCACCTGTCCAGCTGATTGTGGTGATTGCCCCATGACCCCGGCCACAAAGCTGGCCATCGGCCTGCCGCTGAGCCTGCTGTGCCTCTGTGTCATACTGACCGCTGTG TGGCTGCGGTACCAGAAGCAGAAGCTGCTGTGGGACGAGAGCTGGATCATTGACTTTACAATGATAAAACAAG ATCAGGAGGCTCGTTTGACCATGGGCAGTATAATGAGTGTCCCAGTGGGGAACAGTGACAGTAACACCAGCTGTGTGAGTGCTCTCAGCTCCTGTATGGGACAACCAGGGACCCGAAAAACACCTTTCACCTGCACTGGGATATA TGACGGCAGGGCGGTGGCCATCAAGAGGATCCAAACaaagtctttttctctctccaaaaccatcagacaggaagtcaaacaagtcag GGAGCTCGATCACCCCAACCTGTGTAAGTTCATCGGTGGATGTGTTGAGGTGCCAAATGTTGCTATAGTGACGGAGTACTGCCCAAAAGGAAGCCTTAACGACGTCCTGCTTAACGATGAGATCCCGCTTAACTGGGGCTTCAG GTTTTCCTTTGCTACTGACATTGCCAGAGGGATGTCATACCTCCACCAACACAGGATCTGTCACGGCAGACTCAAGTCTCTAAACTGTGTCTTAGACGACCGCTGGGTCTGCAAAATCACTG ATTATGGGCTGCAGATGTATCGCAGGGACGACGGGGGGGAGCCTGTTTCCACCTATCAGCAGAGACTCATGGAGGTGTACATGCCGCCCGAGTTTCACAACTCTAACATTGAGCCGTCGTTGGCTGGAGACGTGTTCAG TTATTCCATCATTCTTCTGGAGATAGCTACTCGCAGTGATCCCGTCCCT GTGGAGGAGTCTAACCTGGAGTGCGCCTGGTGTCCTCCTCTACCTGAGCTGATCTCCTGTAAAGCCGACAACACTTGTCCCTGTCCTGCTGACTACGTAGAG CTGATCCGGCGATGCCGCTCTCATAACCCCGCCCATCGTCCCACGTTTGAACAAATCAGGAAGTTTGTTAATCGAATCAACCCCATCAAAGTCAGCCCAGTGGACATGATGATGAACCTG ATGGAGAAATACAGTAAGCATCTGGAGGTTTTGGTGGCTGAGAGGACTCAGGATCTGATGCACGAGAAACAAAAGACCGACAGGCTGCTATACA GTATGCTTCCTCGGCAGGTAGCTGATGACCTGCGGCAGGGGAAACCATCGCAGGCTCAGAGCTACGTCAGCGCCACCGTGTTCTTCAG tgatATTGTGGGCTTCACCCAGCtgtccagcagcagcactccCTACCAGGTCGTGGACTTCCTCAACAAGCTGTACACGACgtttgatgacatcattgacATCTACGACGTTTACAAGGTGGAAACCATCGGAGATGCTT acATGGTGGTGTCCGGTGTTCCCCTAGAGAACGGGATCCTCCACGCAGCAGAGATCGCCAGCATGGCTCTGGATCTGGTGGGCGTCTGTCGCACCTTCAGGATCCCCCACAAACccaacacacagctgcagataCGAGCTGGGATACACTCCG GTCCGGTGGTGGCGGGGGTCGTAGGGACGAAGATGCCTCGTTACTGTCTGTTTGGAGATACAGTGAACACAGCATCCAGGATGGAGTCCACCAGCGTGG CTCTGAAGATCCAGTGCAGCTCCAGCGCCTTTTACCTGCTGGAGGAGATCGGCGGCTACGTGGTGGAGTGCCGAGGGATGCTGCAGGTCAAG GGGAAAGGTGACATGGTAACATACTggctggaggggaagaagaCAGCTCTGGTCTCCAAGGATGTCAGTCCTGATGCCAAGACGACCAAACACGTCACCATGGAGACGGAGATGGAGACGGAGAAAGAACGAGAGCTGTATTCATCCATGCCGGGGTTCCTGAATCACGACTCTCTCCTGGACCCGGCCTGA